One genomic window of Cupriavidus oxalaticus includes the following:
- a CDS encoding ABC transporter ATP-binding protein, producing the protein MDKFVSIENVGQTFKTRKGPFVALRDINLQIAEGEFITLIGHSGCGKSTLLNLIAGLATPTTGALICAGREIAGPGPERAVVFQNHSLLPWLTCFENVYLGVERVFGASEGKAELKTRTHETLALVGLTHAEGKYPHEISGGMKQRVGIARALAMAPKVLLMDEPFGALDALTRAHLQDELIKIVARTRSTVVMVTHDVDEAVLLADRIVMMTNGPAATIGEILRVDLPRPRDRVALADDKDYHACRTAVLDFLYRKQRNPALQEAA; encoded by the coding sequence ATGGACAAGTTCGTCAGCATCGAGAACGTCGGACAGACCTTCAAGACGCGCAAAGGGCCGTTCGTCGCCCTGCGCGACATCAACCTTCAGATCGCCGAGGGCGAGTTCATTACGCTGATCGGCCACTCCGGCTGTGGCAAGTCCACGCTGCTGAACCTGATCGCGGGGCTGGCCACGCCGACCACCGGCGCGCTGATCTGCGCCGGGCGCGAGATCGCCGGACCCGGGCCGGAGCGCGCCGTGGTGTTCCAGAACCATTCGCTGCTGCCGTGGCTGACCTGCTTCGAGAACGTCTACCTGGGCGTGGAGCGTGTGTTCGGTGCCAGCGAAGGCAAGGCTGAACTGAAGACGCGCACGCACGAGACGCTGGCACTCGTGGGCCTGACGCACGCCGAGGGCAAGTATCCGCACGAGATCTCCGGCGGCATGAAGCAGCGCGTCGGCATTGCCCGCGCGCTGGCGATGGCGCCCAAGGTGCTGCTGATGGACGAACCCTTCGGCGCGCTCGATGCCCTGACCCGCGCACACCTGCAGGACGAACTGATCAAGATCGTGGCGCGCACGCGCAGCACGGTGGTGATGGTCACGCACGATGTCGACGAGGCCGTGCTGCTCGCCGACCGCATCGTGATGATGACCAACGGCCCGGCCGCCACCATCGGCGAGATCCTCAGGGTGGACCTGCCGCGCCCGCGCGACCGCGTGGCGCTGGCCGACGACAAGGACTACCACGCCTGCCGTACCGCGGTGCTGGACTTTCTCTACCGCAAGCAGCGCAATCCCGCGCTCCAGGAAGCAGCCTGA
- the ntrB gene encoding nitrate ABC transporter permease, whose protein sequence is MNAIAHTAPEGANAANVAATDTDIKERARRRELEIAAQERRAQRHAQRQDLLGALVLKAVPPILGFAVFVMAWHGIATLIPAIPTPGATWNAAVPLFSDPFYRNGPNDQGIGWNVLASLARVAAGFGLAAVIGIPAGFLIGRFAFLNAMASPVISLLRPVSPLAWLPIGLLLFKAANPAAIWAIFICSIWPMVINTAVGVTRVPQDYLNVARVLDLSEWKVFTRVLFPAVLPYMLTGVRLSIGTAWLVIVAAEMLTGGTGIGFWLWDEWNNLKVEHIVIAIFVIGIIGLMLEHALLALARRFSYGAN, encoded by the coding sequence GTGAATGCCATCGCCCACACCGCGCCTGAAGGCGCCAATGCTGCCAATGTCGCCGCCACCGACACCGACATCAAGGAACGCGCACGGCGGCGCGAGCTGGAAATCGCCGCGCAGGAACGGCGCGCACAACGCCACGCACAACGCCAAGACCTGCTCGGCGCGCTGGTGCTCAAGGCCGTGCCGCCGATCCTGGGCTTTGCCGTGTTCGTGATGGCCTGGCACGGCATCGCCACACTGATCCCGGCGATTCCGACGCCGGGTGCAACGTGGAACGCGGCGGTGCCGCTGTTCTCCGACCCGTTCTACCGCAACGGCCCCAACGATCAGGGCATCGGCTGGAATGTGCTGGCGTCGCTGGCGCGCGTGGCCGCGGGCTTCGGCCTGGCCGCCGTGATCGGCATTCCGGCGGGCTTCCTGATCGGGCGCTTTGCATTCCTGAACGCGATGGCGTCGCCCGTGATCAGCCTGCTGCGGCCGGTCTCGCCGCTGGCGTGGCTGCCGATCGGGCTGCTGCTGTTCAAGGCTGCCAACCCGGCGGCGATCTGGGCCATCTTCATCTGCTCGATCTGGCCGATGGTGATCAACACCGCGGTAGGCGTCACGCGCGTGCCGCAGGACTACCTGAACGTGGCGCGCGTGCTTGACCTGTCGGAATGGAAGGTGTTCACGCGGGTGCTGTTTCCCGCGGTGCTGCCCTACATGCTGACCGGCGTGCGGCTGTCGATCGGCACGGCGTGGCTGGTGATCGTCGCGGCCGAGATGCTGACCGGCGGCACCGGCATCGGCTTCTGGCTGTGGGACGAGTGGAACAACCTGAAGGTCGAGCACATCGTGATCGCGATCTTCGTGATCGGCATCATCGGACTGATGCTCGAGCATGCATTGCTGGCACTGGCACGGCGCTTCAGCTACGGCGCCAACTAA
- a CDS encoding CmpA/NrtA family ABC transporter substrate-binding protein, with translation MPSRLRIAKPLHAAVNASEAASAAAADAVPASSGRRRALATIAGASVMTLVDPLVRAGAWAAGSDAPEKTDVRIGFIPLTDCASVVMASTLGLDKKYGIKITPTKEASWAGVRDKLVNGELDAAHVLYGLIYGVQLGIGGPRKDMAVLMNLNYNGQAITLSSKLAEKGVRDGASLKALMMKEKRDYTFAQTFPTGTHAMWLYYWLAANGINPMQDAKAITVPPPQMVANMRVGNMDGFCVGEPWGARAIADKIGFTAETTQSIWKNHPEKTLGTTAEFVQKYPNTARAMVAAVLEASKFIDASASNRRKTAETIAAKSYVNTDMDIILDRMLGRYSNGLGKTWDDPDAMKFYQGSANYPFLSDGMWFLTQHKRWGLLKEHPDYLAVAKQVNRIDIFRQAATAAQVPLPKGDFRTAKLIDGVVWDATKDPKAYADGFKIKAGAQNA, from the coding sequence ATGCCCTCTCGCCTCAGGATTGCCAAGCCGCTGCACGCGGCGGTGAACGCCTCCGAAGCCGCCTCGGCGGCCGCAGCCGACGCGGTGCCGGCCAGCAGCGGCCGCCGCCGCGCGCTGGCGACCATCGCCGGCGCCAGCGTGATGACGCTGGTCGATCCGCTGGTGCGCGCCGGGGCGTGGGCGGCGGGCTCCGACGCCCCCGAGAAGACCGACGTGCGCATCGGCTTCATCCCGCTGACCGACTGCGCCTCGGTGGTGATGGCGTCCACGCTCGGCCTCGACAAGAAGTACGGGATCAAGATCACGCCGACCAAGGAAGCCTCGTGGGCCGGCGTGCGCGACAAGCTGGTCAACGGCGAGCTCGACGCCGCGCACGTGCTGTACGGCCTGATCTACGGCGTGCAGCTCGGCATCGGCGGCCCCAGGAAAGACATGGCGGTCCTGATGAACCTGAACTACAACGGCCAGGCCATCACGCTGTCGTCCAAGCTGGCCGAGAAAGGCGTGCGCGACGGTGCCAGCCTGAAGGCGCTGATGATGAAGGAAAAGCGCGACTACACCTTCGCGCAGACCTTCCCCACCGGCACGCACGCGATGTGGCTGTACTACTGGCTCGCGGCCAACGGCATCAACCCGATGCAGGACGCCAAGGCCATCACCGTGCCGCCGCCGCAGATGGTGGCCAACATGCGCGTGGGCAACATGGACGGCTTCTGCGTGGGCGAGCCCTGGGGCGCGCGCGCCATCGCCGACAAGATCGGCTTTACCGCCGAGACCACCCAGTCGATCTGGAAGAACCATCCGGAGAAGACGCTCGGCACCACCGCGGAATTCGTGCAGAAGTACCCCAACACCGCGCGCGCGATGGTGGCTGCGGTGCTGGAAGCGTCCAAGTTCATCGACGCTTCGGCCTCGAACCGCCGCAAGACCGCCGAGACCATCGCCGCCAAGTCCTACGTCAACACCGACATGGACATCATCCTGGACCGCATGCTTGGCCGCTACAGCAACGGCCTGGGCAAGACCTGGGACGATCCCGATGCCATGAAGTTCTACCAGGGCAGCGCCAACTACCCGTTCCTGTCCGATGGCATGTGGTTCCTGACCCAGCACAAGCGCTGGGGCCTGCTCAAGGAGCACCCCGACTACCTGGCCGTGGCGAAGCAGGTCAACCGCATCGACATCTTCAGGCAGGCCGCCACCGCGGCGCAGGTGCCGCTGCCCAAGGGCGACTTCCGTACCGCAAAGCTGATCGACGGCGTGGTCTGGGATGCCACCAAGGACCCGAAGGCGTATGCCGACGGCTTCAAGATCAAGGCCGGCGCGCAGAACGCTTGA
- a CDS encoding ANTAR domain-containing response regulator, with product MTRRHPPPSPSTPAPAAGRALRILLVRDPLDGNPLNVETIRNGLVSAGFSEIQIVDADLRLPDVITATQPDMLIIASESAARDTIEHVCVSTQHAPRPIVLFTDNDDSQRIKAALSAGITAYIVDGLRAERVKTVLDVAYARFELDQQLRAELDATRLKLAERKVVERAKGLLMQARGITEDEAYKRLRSMAMERGLKLVDAAQRVIDVMG from the coding sequence ATGACCCGACGCCATCCGCCCCCATCGCCATCGACGCCTGCCCCCGCCGCCGGTCGGGCGCTGCGTATCCTGCTGGTGCGCGATCCCCTTGACGGTAACCCACTCAACGTCGAGACCATCCGCAACGGACTGGTCAGCGCGGGCTTCAGCGAGATCCAGATCGTCGATGCCGACTTGCGGCTGCCGGACGTGATCACCGCGACCCAGCCCGACATGCTGATCATCGCCTCGGAATCGGCCGCGCGCGACACCATCGAGCACGTCTGCGTCTCGACCCAGCATGCGCCGCGCCCCATTGTGCTGTTCACCGACAACGACGACAGCCAGCGCATCAAGGCCGCGCTGTCGGCGGGCATCACCGCCTATATCGTCGACGGCCTGCGCGCCGAGCGCGTCAAGACGGTGCTCGACGTCGCCTATGCCCGCTTCGAGCTGGACCAGCAACTGCGCGCCGAACTCGACGCCACCCGCCTCAAGCTGGCCGAGCGCAAGGTGGTCGAGCGCGCCAAGGGCCTGCTGATGCAGGCGCGCGGCATCACCGAGGACGAGGCCTACAAGCGCCTGCGCAGCATGGCGATGGAGCGCGGCCTGAAGCTGGTCGATGCAGCCCAGCGCGTGATCGACGTCATGGGCTGA
- a CDS encoding fumarylacetoacetate hydrolase family protein, protein MTEFVFAPPAPVGVPVRGSDASFPVRRVYCVGRNYAAHAREMGSDPDREPPFFFCKPADAVSYVADGTEGAFPYPPGTSNCHYEVELVVAIGTGGRDIPVESAAQHVFGYAVGLDMTRRDLQNESKKTGRPWETGKAFDKSAPIGPIVPVSAIGHPQKGEVTLSVNGVEKQRGDLSDLIWSVPEMVSYLSRLFELQPGDLIFSGTPEGVGPVVKDDVMQCHVGGVGDLTIKVV, encoded by the coding sequence ATGACCGAATTCGTGTTCGCCCCGCCGGCCCCCGTTGGGGTGCCGGTGCGTGGCAGCGACGCTAGCTTCCCGGTCCGCCGCGTGTACTGCGTCGGCCGCAACTATGCTGCCCATGCCCGCGAAATGGGCTCGGACCCCGACCGCGAACCGCCGTTCTTCTTCTGCAAGCCGGCCGACGCGGTCAGCTACGTCGCCGACGGCACCGAAGGGGCGTTCCCGTACCCGCCGGGCACCAGCAACTGCCACTATGAAGTGGAGCTGGTGGTGGCGATCGGCACGGGCGGGCGCGACATCCCGGTGGAAAGCGCCGCGCAGCACGTGTTCGGCTACGCCGTGGGCCTGGACATGACCCGCCGCGACCTGCAGAACGAGTCCAAGAAAACCGGCCGCCCCTGGGAAACCGGCAAGGCCTTCGACAAGTCGGCGCCGATCGGCCCGATCGTGCCGGTCTCGGCCATCGGCCATCCGCAGAAGGGCGAAGTGACGCTGTCGGTCAACGGCGTGGAGAAGCAGCGCGGCGACCTGTCGGACCTGATCTGGTCGGTGCCGGAGATGGTGTCGTACCTGTCCAGGCTGTTCGAGTTGCAGCCGGGCGACCTGATCTTCAGCGGTACGCCTGAAGGCGTGGGCCCGGTGGTCAAGGACGATGTCATGCAATGCCACGTCGGCGGCGTGGGCGACCTCACCATCAAGGTAGTCTGA
- the maiA gene encoding maleylacetoacetate isomerase, translating into MLKLYSYFRSSASFRVRIALELKGLPYEYVPVHLLKDGGQQLKPEFRAVNPDGLVPALADDGNVLQQSLAIVEYLDEVHPEPKLLPGTALDRAYVRGLAQEIACEIHPLNNLRVLKYLKHKVGVTDEVKDAWYRHWIELGFESLQANLARGGKAGRFCLGDTPTLADICLVPQVFNAQRFNVDVSRYPAIARIYEACMAMEAFQKAEPKAQPDAE; encoded by the coding sequence ATGCTCAAGCTCTACAGCTACTTCCGCAGCTCAGCCTCGTTCCGCGTGCGCATCGCGCTGGAACTGAAGGGGCTGCCGTACGAATACGTGCCGGTGCACCTGCTCAAGGACGGCGGCCAGCAGCTCAAGCCCGAATTCCGCGCGGTGAACCCTGACGGCCTGGTGCCGGCGCTGGCCGACGACGGCAACGTGCTGCAGCAATCGCTGGCCATCGTCGAATACCTGGACGAAGTCCATCCCGAGCCGAAGCTGCTACCCGGCACGGCGCTGGACCGCGCCTATGTGCGCGGGCTGGCGCAGGAAATCGCGTGCGAGATCCATCCGCTGAACAACCTGCGCGTGCTCAAGTACCTGAAGCACAAGGTGGGTGTGACCGACGAGGTCAAGGACGCGTGGTACCGCCACTGGATCGAGCTGGGCTTCGAGTCGCTGCAGGCCAACCTGGCGCGCGGCGGCAAGGCGGGGCGCTTCTGCCTTGGCGATACGCCGACGCTGGCCGATATCTGCCTGGTGCCGCAGGTGTTCAATGCGCAGCGCTTCAATGTCGACGTGAGCCGCTATCCGGCGATCGCGAGGATCTACGAAGCGTGCATGGCGATGGAGGCGTTCCAGAAGGCGGAGCCGAAGGCGCAGCCGGACGCGGAGTGA
- the ftsY gene encoding signal recognition particle-docking protein FtsY: MFSFWKKRKAEPASVETPAPAPAPLEAPAPTPTPAPAPTPAPVPTPTPVPAQVPPPAPAPVAVSQAAPEAATIETLELVPPPATSAEARQGWMQRLRTGLSKTSRNIGTLFVGVKVDEALFEELETALLMADAGVEATEYLLAELRKRVRSERIESAEGVKAALKTLLTDLLRPLEKTMALGREQPLVMMIAGVNGAGKTTSIGKLCKHFQRFDQKVLLAAGDTFRAAAREQLTIWGERNNVTVVAQESGDPAAVIFDAVNAAKARGIDIVMADTAGRLPTQLHLMEELKKVKRVISKAMPTAPHEVLLVIDANTGQNALQQTRAFDDALGLTGLVVTKLDGTAKGGILAAIARQRPVPVYFIGVGEKVEDLQPFKAEEFAEALLG; this comes from the coding sequence ATGTTTAGTTTCTGGAAGAAGCGCAAGGCCGAGCCCGCGTCCGTCGAAACGCCAGCGCCGGCACCCGCGCCGCTGGAGGCGCCCGCGCCCACCCCCACGCCTGCCCCGGCCCCTACCCCGGCTCCGGTCCCGACGCCGACACCAGTCCCCGCCCAGGTGCCGCCCCCGGCGCCGGCCCCCGTGGCCGTGTCCCAGGCCGCGCCCGAGGCCGCCACCATCGAAACGCTTGAACTGGTCCCCCCGCCCGCCACCAGCGCCGAAGCCCGGCAAGGATGGATGCAGCGGCTGCGTACCGGCCTGTCCAAGACCAGCCGCAACATCGGCACGCTGTTCGTCGGCGTCAAGGTCGACGAGGCGCTGTTCGAGGAGCTGGAGACCGCGCTGCTGATGGCCGACGCGGGCGTGGAAGCCACCGAATATCTGCTCGCCGAGCTGCGCAAGCGGGTCAGGTCCGAGCGCATCGAATCGGCCGAAGGCGTCAAGGCCGCGCTCAAGACGCTTCTGACCGACCTGCTGCGCCCGCTGGAAAAGACCATGGCGCTGGGCCGCGAACAGCCGCTGGTGATGATGATCGCGGGCGTCAACGGCGCCGGCAAGACCACCAGCATCGGCAAGCTGTGCAAGCACTTCCAGCGCTTCGACCAGAAGGTGCTGCTGGCCGCCGGCGATACCTTCCGCGCCGCCGCGCGCGAACAGCTGACGATCTGGGGCGAGCGCAACAACGTCACGGTGGTGGCGCAGGAAAGCGGCGACCCCGCCGCGGTGATCTTCGACGCGGTGAACGCGGCCAAGGCGCGCGGCATCGACATCGTGATGGCCGATACCGCCGGCCGCCTGCCGACGCAGCTGCACCTGATGGAAGAGCTGAAGAAGGTCAAGCGCGTCATCAGCAAGGCCATGCCGACCGCGCCGCATGAGGTGCTGCTGGTGATCGACGCCAATACCGGCCAGAACGCGCTGCAGCAAACCCGCGCCTTCGACGATGCGCTGGGGCTGACCGGCCTGGTCGTGACCAAGCTGGACGGGACAGCCAAGGGCGGCATCCTGGCGGCGATCGCACGCCAGCGCCCGGTGCCGGTGTACTTCATCGGCGTGGGCGAGAAGGTGGAGGATCTGCAGCCGTTCAAGGCGGAGGAATTCGCCGAAGCGCTTCTGGGATAA
- a CDS encoding M16 family metallopeptidase, translating into MNHCAVLTAAGAEGAQARIQRHSQPTSSALPAGAARLARRIVPALLLGLLPWSLPAGAQGVVGSPMPSAQTAPAGATAHGTTEYRLSNGLRLIVKEDHRAPTVAHQIWYRVGGIDEVSGTTGVAHMLEHMMFKGTPKVGVGEFSKQVAALGGRENALTNRDFTMYYQQIGKQYLPKMMELEADRMANLIIKKDEFDREMKVVMEERRLRTDDSSRGTVYEQLLATVYTAAAYRHPVIGWMDDLVNMRVEDVKDWYRQWYVPNNAMVIVTGDVKAEEVRALAQRYYGKLKPRTLPLRKDQEEPEQKGIKRIWVKAPAENPYMVMAYKVPRLRDVEKDVDPYALEVLAAVLNGYDNARLTRELVREQRLADDVNVGYDSINRGESLFVLDGTPAAGHSTDEIERALRAEIQRIAKEGVSPEELKRVKAQVVAGQIYKRDSVFGQGMEIGVSEISDLSWRQIDRMLDKIKAVTPAQVQAVASKYFNDDNLTVATLVPQPIDPNKPKTQAPSGLRH; encoded by the coding sequence ATGAACCATTGCGCTGTCCTGACCGCGGCGGGCGCCGAAGGTGCCCAAGCACGCATCCAACGGCATTCCCAGCCTACGTCCTCAGCACTTCCAGCCGGCGCCGCGCGCCTGGCGCGGCGCATCGTCCCGGCGTTGCTGCTCGGCCTGCTCCCCTGGTCATTGCCGGCCGGCGCCCAAGGCGTGGTCGGATCGCCGATGCCTTCCGCGCAGACCGCGCCCGCCGGCGCCACCGCGCATGGCACCACCGAATACCGGCTCTCCAACGGCCTGCGGCTGATCGTCAAGGAAGACCACCGGGCGCCCACGGTGGCGCACCAGATCTGGTACCGCGTCGGCGGCATCGACGAGGTCAGCGGCACCACGGGCGTGGCCCACATGCTCGAGCACATGATGTTCAAGGGCACGCCCAAGGTCGGCGTGGGCGAGTTCTCCAAGCAGGTGGCGGCACTGGGCGGGCGCGAGAACGCCCTGACCAACCGCGACTTCACCATGTACTACCAGCAGATCGGCAAGCAGTACCTGCCGAAGATGATGGAGCTGGAGGCCGACCGCATGGCCAACCTCATCATCAAAAAGGACGAGTTCGACCGCGAGATGAAGGTGGTGATGGAAGAGCGCCGCCTGCGCACCGACGACTCGTCGCGCGGCACCGTCTATGAGCAACTGCTCGCCACCGTCTATACCGCGGCGGCGTATCGCCATCCGGTGATCGGCTGGATGGACGACCTGGTCAATATGCGGGTCGAGGACGTCAAGGACTGGTACCGCCAGTGGTACGTGCCGAACAACGCGATGGTGATCGTCACCGGCGACGTCAAGGCCGAGGAAGTGCGCGCGCTCGCCCAGCGCTACTACGGCAAGCTCAAGCCGCGCACGCTGCCGCTGCGCAAGGACCAGGAAGAGCCGGAGCAGAAGGGCATCAAGCGCATCTGGGTCAAGGCACCGGCCGAGAACCCGTACATGGTGATGGCATACAAGGTGCCGCGGCTGCGCGATGTCGAGAAGGACGTCGACCCGTACGCGCTGGAAGTCCTGGCGGCCGTGCTCAACGGCTACGACAATGCCCGCCTGACGCGCGAACTGGTGCGCGAGCAGCGCCTGGCCGACGACGTCAACGTCGGCTACGACAGCATCAACCGCGGCGAGTCGCTGTTCGTCCTCGACGGCACGCCCGCGGCCGGCCACAGCACCGACGAGATCGAGCGCGCCCTGCGCGCCGAGATCCAGCGCATTGCCAAGGAAGGGGTCTCGCCGGAAGAGCTCAAGCGGGTCAAGGCGCAGGTGGTGGCCGGGCAGATCTACAAGCGCGATTCGGTGTTCGGGCAAGGCATGGAGATCGGCGTATCCGAGATTTCTGATCTCTCGTGGCGCCAGATCGACCGTATGCTCGACAAGATCAAGGCCGTCACGCCGGCGCAGGTGCAGGCAGTCGCCTCGAAGTATTTCAACGACGATAACCTGACCGTGGCCACGCTGGTGCCGCAGCCGATCGATCCGAACAAGCCCAAGACCCAGGCCCCGTCGGGCCTGCGCCACTGA
- a CDS encoding M16 family metallopeptidase translates to MSQSATSFNARPRTLRMLAGAALGAAMLLAAQLAQAAIPIEHWTASTGARVYFVHSPSIPMLDVNIDFDAGSRYDPPGKAGLATLTAALLDKGAGAQDGQPARDEAQIADAFADTGAAFGGAAGGDRGGIGLRTLTAQLELDQSVALAAQLIKAPTYPDAVVGREKQRLITAIREADTKPGVIADKALSRAMYPDHPYGIAATPESVQSITRDDIARFWRDNYGAQRAVVTLIGAIDRKQAEALAERLTSGLPQGSAAPALPQVKLNIPASEQRLPHPAQQSSVAIGQPSIARGDPDYFALLVGNYVLGGGGFSSRLTDEVREKRGLTYGVDSYFAPSKQPGPFGISLQTKKAQTDEALALVRQVLARFVAEGPTDKELRAAKDNLINGFPLRIDNNRKLLTNVANIGWYGLPLDYLDTWTAQVGKVTREQVRAAFQRHVRPDGMATVIVGGPVGSAPTASRK, encoded by the coding sequence ATGTCCCAGTCCGCCACTTCATTCAATGCGCGGCCCCGCACGCTGCGCATGCTGGCCGGCGCGGCGCTCGGCGCCGCCATGCTGCTGGCCGCGCAGCTGGCCCAGGCCGCGATCCCGATCGAGCACTGGACCGCATCCACCGGCGCGCGCGTGTACTTTGTCCACAGCCCGTCGATCCCGATGCTCGACGTCAATATCGACTTCGATGCCGGCAGCCGCTATGACCCGCCCGGCAAGGCCGGCCTGGCGACGCTGACGGCGGCGCTGCTGGACAAGGGCGCGGGCGCGCAGGACGGCCAGCCGGCCCGTGACGAGGCGCAGATTGCCGACGCCTTTGCCGATACCGGAGCGGCTTTCGGCGGCGCGGCGGGCGGCGACCGCGGCGGCATCGGGCTGCGCACGCTGACCGCGCAACTCGAGCTGGACCAGTCGGTGGCGCTGGCCGCGCAGCTGATCAAGGCGCCGACCTACCCGGACGCCGTGGTCGGGCGCGAGAAGCAGCGCCTGATCACCGCCATCCGCGAGGCCGACACCAAGCCGGGGGTGATTGCCGACAAGGCGCTGTCCAGGGCCATGTACCCGGACCATCCCTACGGCATCGCGGCTACGCCGGAGAGCGTGCAGTCGATCACGCGCGATGACATCGCCAGATTCTGGCGCGACAACTACGGCGCGCAGCGCGCGGTGGTGACGCTGATCGGCGCCATCGACCGCAAGCAGGCCGAAGCCCTTGCCGAGCGGCTTACGAGCGGGCTGCCGCAGGGCAGTGCCGCCCCGGCGCTGCCGCAGGTCAAGCTCAACATCCCGGCCAGCGAGCAGCGCCTGCCGCATCCGGCGCAGCAATCGAGCGTGGCCATCGGCCAGCCGTCGATCGCGCGCGGCGACCCTGACTACTTCGCGCTGCTGGTGGGCAACTACGTGCTTGGCGGCGGCGGTTTCAGTTCGCGCCTGACCGACGAGGTGCGCGAGAAGCGCGGACTGACCTACGGTGTCGACAGCTATTTCGCGCCGTCGAAACAGCCGGGGCCGTTCGGCATCAGCCTGCAGACCAAGAAGGCGCAGACCGATGAAGCGCTGGCATTGGTGCGCCAGGTGCTGGCGCGCTTTGTCGCGGAAGGGCCGACCGACAAGGAACTGCGCGCGGCCAAGGACAACCTGATCAACGGCTTCCCGCTGCGCATCGACAACAACCGCAAGCTGCTGACGAACGTTGCCAATATCGGCTGGTACGGACTGCCGCTGGACTATCTTGACACCTGGACCGCGCAGGTCGGCAAGGTCACCCGCGAGCAGGTCAGGGCGGCCTTCCAGCGCCATGTGCGCCCGGACGGCATGGCCACGGTGATCGTCGGCGGCCCGGTGGGAAGCGCGCCGACCGCATCGCGGAAGTGA
- the rsmD gene encoding 16S rRNA (guanine(966)-N(2))-methyltransferase RsmD, whose protein sequence is MNSRSRLPSPAPGGRTPSSAPAAAAGGRSPAAPPRPVPRQAPSQVRIIGGRWKRTLLPVPDAQGLRPTPDRVRETLFNWLGQDLSGLACLDLFAGSGALGFEAASRGAAAVTLVEFNPRAARQLRDNQYRLDASQVRVVQGDAFTVAAQLPDGSFDVVFLDPPFAEDWIGPSLEHAARLLRPGGAVYVETDHVLTGVDAPVPASLEIVRHARAGAVHFHLLQHRQHPQHGNGAG, encoded by the coding sequence ATGAATTCGCGTTCCCGATTGCCTTCGCCCGCTCCCGGCGGGCGTACTCCTTCTTCCGCGCCGGCCGCTGCCGCCGGCGGACGTTCTCCCGCAGCCCCTCCGCGCCCGGTGCCGCGCCAGGCGCCGTCCCAGGTCCGCATCATCGGCGGGCGCTGGAAGCGTACGCTGCTGCCGGTGCCGGACGCTCAGGGTTTGCGTCCGACGCCCGACCGCGTGCGCGAAACCCTGTTCAACTGGCTCGGCCAGGACCTGTCGGGGCTAGCCTGCCTGGACCTGTTCGCCGGCTCCGGCGCGCTCGGCTTCGAAGCCGCCTCCCGCGGCGCGGCTGCAGTAACGCTGGTGGAATTCAACCCGCGCGCAGCCAGGCAGCTGCGCGACAACCAGTACCGGCTCGATGCCAGCCAGGTGCGCGTCGTGCAGGGCGATGCCTTTACGGTCGCGGCGCAGTTGCCCGACGGCAGCTTCGACGTGGTGTTCCTGGACCCGCCCTTTGCCGAGGACTGGATCGGCCCGTCGCTGGAGCATGCCGCGCGGCTGCTGCGGCCCGGTGGCGCCGTCTATGTCGAAACCGACCATGTGCTGACCGGCGTCGACGCCCCGGTCCCGGCATCGCTTGAGATCGTGCGCCATGCGCGCGCCGGCGCGGTGCATTTCCATCTGCTGCAGCACCGCCAGCACCCACAGCACGGCAACGGCGCCGGTTGA
- the coaD gene encoding pantetheine-phosphate adenylyltransferase, with translation MVIAVYPGTFDPMTRGHEDLVRRASNIFDELVVGVAHSPNKRPFFSLDERIGIAREVLGHYPNVRVEGFAGLLKDFVRKNNARVIVRGLRAVSDFEYEFQMAGMNRYLLPDVETMFLTPSDQYQFISGTFVREIAVLGGDVSKFVFPSVERWLQEKIAKPE, from the coding sequence ATGGTCATCGCGGTCTATCCCGGCACCTTCGATCCAATGACCCGGGGACACGAGGATCTGGTCCGCCGTGCGTCGAACATCTTCGACGAACTGGTGGTCGGCGTGGCGCACAGCCCCAACAAGCGCCCGTTCTTTTCGCTCGACGAGCGCATCGGCATTGCCCGCGAAGTGCTCGGGCACTATCCCAACGTCCGCGTGGAAGGATTCGCCGGGCTGCTCAAGGACTTCGTGCGCAAGAACAATGCGCGCGTGATAGTGCGCGGCCTGCGCGCGGTGTCCGACTTCGAGTACGAATTCCAGATGGCGGGCATGAACCGCTACCTGCTGCCCGACGTGGAAACCATGTTCCTGACCCCGTCGGACCAGTACCAGTTCATCTCCGGCACCTTCGTGCGCGAGATCGCGGTGCTGGGCGGCGATGTCAGCAAGTTCGTGTTCCCGTCGGTGGAGCGCTGGCTGCAAGAGAAAATCGCCAAACCGGAATAA